In methanogenic archaeon ISO4-H5, the following are encoded in one genomic region:
- a CDS encoding adhesin-like protein, which translates to MKVKYLVVVAVLVLSALIVTFPAGSEVVAGEPARYTDLDEQTRVLIGSSYCDYMPLTEGGTDSSEMVKVSSDASGNNYIGYYSGSLYLVLDAPAWADGQESALPAFSLVFRENTYEIRAANLGADSSVTVIKLGSSNSGLIVEPIAGGVYVGSSSAPIISKSYCTLTSNDWLVYDATLQKYVGSANIKGHVVEVSQPAKLEMENGIFGTDFTGGAVTVSQTEGDVTYTMEMQPLNGGSPSSNTSYSLSFVNITGYPLQIGHSETTGRYSMRIHYTDTTGGDFSVQYDSVQDYQQNLYFNATEPGEVFLGSSGTPTAALSITNSADTPTLVYRSGEDTYYRYSGAAGYDRDITVLLTQGKNAPELLEGDITLASGNSIRVKETVIGAVIGSVDLSVQGGEVHLTVATSDTFALDGRQYVASGDGNQVYVPYNYAEASADLHGIELDAGQKIILGNGAMAFYEANGNTGTIERAIRNDSSTTSAANTVEVYNSTTDPFTVSTGDVNVFLTSYVSQDSALASPVRCSVTKAPLTATVDNDTGEFTVTNDGTIGGVIVKEAGERLVVSGITYTAITTSVFTGSDPNYVLESGQVSIDSNDPTSITIRRPNNSTLTVIGASQVTIGETSTFLFPAGSISIGAVTYEAVAESQFTLDSNDTLRMAYGRVTLLQNSSVRLPGTSYDMIFLASPDSGGEIQYSIDPTRKVSIHSGVFSFSLSSGGNSPTISLVGAGSGFSYNGSTYTYANTQADLNVNSGSVRFTGDNQSVSFDGSIMTYQNSNTRSYNSVGGAATITLNEGASAVPVLTAGTIQTEHLLIVNNITLDTYPGATVNYDGTVTLGPSKAITASATFNPPQGDPVTHSYTYTNASDSEDLVLLFTMDSDIIATLVSGSVRISTGTPITVAGHEYTAATSNAVVSIDNGAMVLQSGIVSAVRHVWNGVLIEAVNSTSFRIDSSLNRITFNADAQLKFDGADAIYGFGSSNRLLVTSDGHVLLTDGNTMIPAGGSICFGTENKYYVVENIDDEYVTVFSAFTVTGIGDGKSVRITSGSSGVTVTRNGGNNDVSVSIYPSDGSVYISQNTGYVMIADFVMTDMTFKNGDTTVAGTGTLRVESRDSGITAAYSSGTFAVNGTLLFDTTSVSGEFSVAPDEALYDFTVAVSKSVTVTPDGEDPTEYANASSTDPLIIEYNSKTFTIYPSSGEYYVKASTAVTVGGISKVKLLSEESTDSMVVGVGSHNYIILSNGQRAEFTSMQGTSTFTYTAAADGTRFDITGTTGNWNALLTQGAASFGSNGDRDTLTLTDYTRNLTYTSESGAVITTHVVSSALYGQLVSGTATIPVDGGTSLIVADIEFLAAGEAATLTVSSGIPVLVNGGVDLNEGDTMLVGDVSITNVGDDNPDVYPGVEVHYDKTEGTRTVVFDSGGITVSTHVTAGYSFTSTANCQVSVADDGRFSASEGQFTLNDGETLVIGSITVTSSGTSVLSVDGDAFTVSSGSLTFSAPASFTVGGVEISGAVSVAISGSTTVSAPANGTIGFSSTTLYSYTNASGTDPLVVTSNPEGGAFTPQSGSYYVYYGSPATVNGVTVSVGGQDGDHITVDAGSNTVTLANGQTVTFLNDTSVSYTAASDGTSFTVNALNDLPMISGSVTLSEGQQVIIGSTAYTAGSDQTVISSVGGTGVLTSGSVSFPAGSSLTVGSAAYTAVNTAATVSVSNGTATLESGTVTLVGGASVDLGDVTVLNNGTVPFDVPARGEITLPQGAKIRATLGSTSNDFTAVSQTEVRVESDGTISIISTDSLSLAQGESVTIGNIVITADTASEISVSDEAFTLVSGTVSLSTVSAGSTSVRISGIVILGASSASVGTSTYVVGPAGGTLNINSETYQNASQTQTIKFTYESGAFVLSEGSYLTGVSGDESVTVNGFAIKSGSDTERLELTVGTDTVGTNGTVPVRIVKNNVTWTYGSPTNAVFTFGTNAVLTSGSVAVPDGIPLMIGDAEYYADGDDTVLSAESGKAVLVSGSVIVPDNASVTVLGTEFTAFNGSGAISLVISSSGNYAEIYQDSLSIVSADSLTVSLSQPGSLLKVGDSTYAYSDSAFSLGIAGTDVTMLNTEPWVTFNGAIIIGGVTYQSDGEASICYNGTLCELGSGIISFAGTSASPVSLRIMTYSVSTESAVKIGLEEVQSESVITLHSGSVTADSDIPLTVSGTAFNVGSGVTVTSSQNFTIPDQRSISFTVSATEITITGNGPEDLTYTHADSLLAIPSGSAAHLNISSTATISFSITAVSDATVAVGTDVQELRSGNIQLPRGQSVRIGSGLYSMEEESVLGIESGTAVLLEGAVSVQESAALKVGGTLFTAGSDGASITYSDQPVPRIRAGSVTASGTFEISSEVVSYFFDGSGTYTVAVNPTDKSVNLTTSGDGTAGTTIKITSGQEFMVLQEVSSATLNIKDVSATSATPPTAKLLAGSAVLGEKASVTVPAHGGSADTYILFYGGTPGEVRVEHQSLNSPIVTLKSGSISLDDGVDPTYTNTGTGEAAFVALGSNELSLKSGAITVPEGSTVWVGEKSITNTSGSVSVDSSGNITLGAQSHALIRDEFGGEYYLDNNGSEPMTQNVDQYVESHAFTGFNERREVCISSVQEMYRTGQSQKVRALIDFTVEKLRSAVYDSSISYEENIRMLDHMVMGLEEQIRSMFDPEQAFQDYKESIIEELEALHVGETSLSEQRIIDNAISSISSMSYSEQTYDDDMAAITEALAVVEKNLSGYRSSGSAAFVVLREILKDYVKTEPVDGFEAITSLKQQYTSALEDIQYLNNLSSDANLQRLNDLRDAFDGAVYSIHSTEYQKVKNTVLAEMNALYQSYPSPTAGELIDSAIAKVNLRAYDAQRVYTDNVNILSNLLANLKTNLSSTLLGNIETFNAYCDAFLERYTEAFAAYTEARETAEPAQQATIDEILGWIQEAKDKVDPTVEGHITYDTTKSLNDNINAVFAIAKNLEDDINNHINTQISNELDRVYNAARAHLNLNDREGVPTKLRDYIATTRIALETEYNSGDTAMAKGLAINGIMETYNTEMAVLIEQAEFYLNVDVGVKYLQDRYATSYAAVVSLMNTDIALLRALEYDTSKEMSQNLSELQERINNYSVALATLRKNTTQGDFENYREFRAWTVTEYLSDTSTQAEKDLANQYAASIRAVVFNGKSIESNRYAVDRLFSEFEGKYLALMADQRKGDFDALRNTLKSNIDAALIEGDGDSVRAAAERGKSWIGEFVFDRSADYDTNSANITLIRDATLLAIEYERSTDAAVKAAKVAQANSDILDLPGLIAAINVQSAVDDSQKIRTILENARAAVSGISYDFSQSPRDNLASAEAVMARFSQDLYEQRLMENSTTVGGIRADGKTIDGKTAEYPKDSDEIWGIVANATGIGDDASATISRVTPTLDPAAGTTFPASGSVANVLSNGKVLGAFDVTLYNGGERVTSFSGMYCIKILLPEDMRGFDSVQVAYVDEFGDVQIYDARVEGNYLVFETAHFSTFNVYGNIILHTHYDIYLYVVLIVLAVLLLVLLIRVVRYDANGGQGSTPATVFFCDGKGSLPENGFTREGYTFGGWSRKADGSDPISADAELSALGKIHFLKLYAVWNKEEVQQ; encoded by the coding sequence ATGAAGGTGAAGTATCTTGTCGTGGTCGCGGTACTTGTCCTTTCCGCCCTCATTGTGACATTCCCCGCAGGGTCGGAGGTAGTCGCCGGCGAACCAGCCCGTTACACGGATCTCGACGAGCAGACCCGCGTCCTCATCGGTTCTTCGTACTGCGACTATATGCCTCTGACCGAAGGCGGGACCGATTCGTCCGAGATGGTGAAGGTCAGCAGCGATGCCTCGGGGAACAACTATATCGGATATTACAGCGGCAGCCTGTACCTGGTGCTCGATGCGCCCGCATGGGCGGACGGGCAGGAATCCGCCCTCCCCGCTTTCTCCCTCGTATTCCGGGAGAATACCTACGAGATCCGGGCCGCCAATCTCGGGGCAGACAGCTCCGTCACCGTGATCAAACTGGGCAGCAGCAATTCGGGACTGATTGTCGAGCCGATTGCTGGAGGTGTGTACGTGGGCTCTTCCTCGGCACCCATCATCTCCAAGAGCTATTGCACTCTGACTAGCAATGATTGGCTGGTCTATGATGCGACCCTGCAGAAATATGTGGGTTCCGCCAACATCAAGGGGCACGTCGTCGAGGTCAGTCAGCCGGCTAAACTGGAAATGGAAAACGGTATCTTCGGCACGGATTTCACAGGCGGTGCGGTCACCGTCTCCCAGACCGAGGGCGATGTGACGTACACGATGGAGATGCAGCCGCTGAACGGTGGTAGCCCCTCCTCCAACACGAGCTATTCTCTATCCTTCGTGAACATAACCGGTTATCCCCTGCAGATAGGTCACTCGGAGACCACCGGAAGGTATTCGATGCGCATCCATTACACGGACACCACCGGAGGGGACTTCTCGGTTCAGTACGATTCCGTCCAGGACTATCAGCAGAATCTCTATTTCAACGCAACCGAGCCGGGCGAGGTGTTCCTGGGAAGCAGTGGCACCCCGACTGCCGCTCTGAGCATCACCAATTCCGCGGATACCCCGACTCTGGTGTACAGAAGTGGTGAAGACACCTATTACAGGTACAGCGGGGCCGCAGGTTACGACAGGGACATAACCGTGCTTCTCACCCAGGGTAAGAATGCACCGGAACTCTTGGAAGGCGACATCACACTCGCCAGCGGGAACAGCATACGGGTAAAGGAGACCGTCATCGGAGCTGTCATCGGTTCCGTCGACTTGTCCGTGCAGGGGGGAGAAGTGCACCTGACTGTTGCAACCTCGGACACTTTCGCCTTGGACGGCAGGCAGTATGTTGCGAGCGGCGACGGTAATCAGGTGTATGTCCCGTATAACTATGCCGAAGCTTCAGCGGATCTCCACGGAATAGAACTCGACGCTGGCCAGAAAATCATCCTGGGCAACGGGGCGATGGCATTCTACGAGGCTAACGGAAATACGGGCACCATCGAGAGGGCGATCCGCAACGATTCCTCCACCACGAGCGCCGCCAATACCGTTGAAGTGTACAACAGCACTACCGATCCGTTTACAGTCAGTACCGGAGATGTGAACGTATTCCTGACGTCATATGTTTCCCAGGATTCTGCCCTTGCTTCCCCTGTTAGGTGTTCCGTCACCAAGGCCCCGTTGACCGCAACCGTGGACAATGACACGGGAGAGTTCACCGTCACCAATGATGGAACGATAGGCGGGGTTATCGTAAAGGAGGCAGGGGAACGGCTTGTAGTTTCGGGAATCACCTACACTGCGATAACCACGTCGGTGTTCACCGGATCGGATCCCAATTATGTTCTGGAATCCGGACAGGTGAGCATAGATTCCAACGATCCCACTTCCATCACGATCCGCCGTCCCAACAATTCCACCCTCACCGTCATCGGGGCCAGCCAGGTGACCATCGGCGAGACGTCCACGTTCCTCTTCCCTGCAGGCAGTATAAGCATCGGAGCTGTTACTTATGAGGCCGTCGCGGAATCTCAGTTCACTTTAGACAGCAATGACACGTTGCGTATGGCCTACGGAAGGGTCACACTACTCCAGAACAGTTCCGTCAGGCTGCCGGGGACCAGTTACGACATGATATTCCTCGCATCCCCGGATTCGGGAGGAGAAATCCAGTACTCTATCGACCCGACACGCAAGGTCAGCATCCATTCGGGAGTTTTCTCGTTCTCCCTTTCATCAGGAGGTAATTCCCCCACCATCTCCCTGGTGGGTGCAGGCAGCGGGTTCTCCTACAACGGTTCCACCTACACCTATGCGAACACTCAGGCCGATCTTAACGTGAATTCCGGTTCCGTGAGGTTCACCGGTGACAATCAAAGCGTGTCTTTCGACGGAAGCATCATGACCTATCAGAACTCGAACACACGCAGCTACAACTCTGTCGGGGGTGCGGCCACCATCACGCTGAACGAGGGGGCCTCCGCTGTTCCTGTGCTGACTGCCGGAACAATCCAAACAGAACACCTTCTGATTGTGAACAACATCACACTGGATACCTATCCGGGGGCAACGGTCAACTATGACGGTACCGTCACCTTAGGTCCTTCTAAGGCGATAACCGCCTCTGCCACGTTCAATCCGCCCCAGGGGGATCCTGTAACCCATTCTTACACATACACCAACGCCTCCGATTCTGAAGATCTGGTGCTCTTGTTCACAATGGATTCGGACATCATCGCCACCCTGGTATCCGGTTCGGTGCGCATCTCTACCGGTACCCCGATCACCGTGGCCGGACATGAATACACCGCAGCGACCAGCAATGCGGTGGTCTCCATCGATAACGGAGCCATGGTCCTCCAGTCGGGAATCGTAAGTGCCGTCCGCCACGTATGGAACGGAGTTCTCATCGAAGCGGTTAATTCGACCTCATTCAGGATCGACAGTAGCCTGAACAGGATCACATTCAATGCCGATGCGCAGCTGAAGTTCGACGGAGCGGATGCGATTTACGGATTCGGCAGCAGCAACAGGCTCCTGGTGACCTCGGACGGGCACGTCCTCCTCACTGATGGCAATACCATGATCCCCGCGGGAGGAAGCATTTGCTTCGGTACCGAGAACAAGTACTATGTCGTGGAGAACATCGATGATGAGTATGTCACCGTCTTCTCGGCTTTCACCGTGACCGGAATCGGCGACGGCAAGAGCGTCAGAATCACCAGCGGTTCCTCGGGAGTCACAGTGACCAGGAACGGAGGTAACAACGACGTGAGTGTCAGCATCTATCCGAGCGACGGTTCCGTGTACATAAGCCAGAACACAGGATACGTGATGATAGCGGACTTCGTCATGACCGATATGACCTTCAAGAACGGCGATACCACCGTCGCGGGAACCGGAACGCTCAGAGTGGAATCGAGGGACAGCGGCATCACCGCTGCCTATTCTTCAGGTACGTTCGCTGTCAACGGCACCCTGCTCTTCGACACAACATCCGTGAGCGGAGAGTTCTCAGTCGCCCCGGATGAGGCCCTCTATGACTTCACGGTGGCGGTCTCGAAATCCGTCACGGTCACGCCCGACGGAGAGGATCCGACGGAGTATGCCAACGCATCCTCCACGGATCCTTTGATTATCGAGTACAACTCCAAGACCTTCACCATCTACCCCTCCAGCGGAGAGTACTATGTGAAGGCCAGCACCGCCGTCACTGTGGGGGGCATCTCCAAAGTCAAGCTCCTGTCCGAGGAATCCACCGACAGCATGGTCGTGGGCGTCGGTTCCCACAACTACATCATCCTATCCAACGGCCAGCGGGCAGAATTCACTTCGATGCAGGGAACCTCTACGTTCACATACACCGCTGCCGCCGACGGCACCAGGTTCGACATCACGGGAACCACCGGAAACTGGAATGCCCTCCTCACACAGGGTGCGGCTTCCTTCGGATCGAACGGCGACCGCGATACGCTCACCCTCACCGATTACACCCGCAACCTCACCTACACCAGCGAGTCCGGTGCCGTCATCACCACCCACGTGGTCTCATCCGCCCTGTATGGACAGCTGGTATCCGGAACCGCCACCATCCCCGTGGACGGAGGAACATCCCTCATCGTGGCGGACATCGAATTCCTGGCGGCGGGCGAAGCCGCCACCCTGACCGTAAGCAGCGGCATCCCGGTCCTTGTGAACGGAGGCGTGGATCTGAATGAAGGGGACACCATGCTCGTCGGAGACGTCAGTATCACCAATGTCGGTGACGACAATCCCGATGTCTACCCGGGCGTCGAGGTCCACTACGATAAAACCGAAGGTACCAGGACCGTTGTGTTCGACAGCGGGGGCATCACCGTCTCCACTCACGTAACCGCCGGTTATTCTTTCACCTCGACCGCCAACTGCCAGGTCTCCGTTGCCGACGACGGAAGGTTCTCCGCATCCGAAGGCCAGTTCACGCTCAACGACGGCGAGACCCTCGTCATCGGCAGCATCACCGTCACATCCTCCGGCACCAGCGTCCTGTCCGTCGACGGCGATGCGTTCACCGTCAGCAGCGGTTCCCTTACGTTCTCCGCCCCAGCCTCGTTCACCGTGGGTGGCGTGGAGATCAGCGGAGCGGTCTCCGTCGCCATTTCCGGCAGCACCACCGTGTCCGCTCCGGCCAACGGAACCATCGGGTTCTCCTCCACCACCCTTTACAGTTACACCAACGCCTCCGGTACCGATCCGCTCGTAGTGACCTCCAATCCCGAGGGCGGTGCCTTCACACCCCAGAGCGGAAGCTACTACGTGTATTACGGGAGCCCCGCGACCGTCAACGGCGTCACCGTCTCCGTCGGAGGGCAGGACGGGGACCACATCACCGTGGATGCGGGCAGCAATACCGTCACCCTGGCCAACGGACAGACTGTCACCTTCTTGAACGACACATCCGTTTCATACACCGCTGCCTCCGACGGAACCTCCTTCACCGTCAACGCCCTGAACGACCTGCCCATGATCTCCGGCTCGGTCACGCTGTCGGAGGGACAGCAGGTAATCATCGGAAGCACCGCCTACACCGCGGGATCGGATCAGACCGTGATCTCCTCGGTCGGCGGCACAGGGGTCCTGACAAGCGGTTCCGTCTCATTCCCTGCCGGAAGCAGCCTTACCGTCGGATCAGCAGCGTACACCGCTGTAAACACCGCCGCGACCGTCTCCGTCAGCAACGGCACCGCCACGCTAGAATCCGGAACCGTGACCCTCGTTGGAGGGGCCTCCGTGGACCTCGGCGACGTCACCGTCCTCAACAACGGGACCGTTCCGTTTGATGTCCCCGCCCGCGGAGAAATCACCCTGCCCCAGGGCGCGAAGATCAGGGCCACCCTGGGCAGTACCAGCAACGATTTCACTGCCGTCTCCCAGACCGAGGTAAGGGTCGAATCCGACGGCACTATAAGCATCATCAGCACCGACAGCCTGTCCCTCGCGCAGGGAGAGTCCGTGACCATCGGCAACATCGTCATCACTGCGGACACGGCCTCGGAGATCTCCGTCAGCGACGAGGCCTTCACGCTCGTCTCGGGAACAGTTTCCCTCAGCACCGTATCTGCAGGATCCACCTCCGTCAGGATCAGCGGCATAGTGATCCTCGGCGCCTCCTCCGCATCCGTGGGCACCTCCACCTACGTCGTCGGTCCTGCCGGAGGAACCCTCAACATCAACAGCGAAACCTATCAGAACGCTTCACAGACCCAGACCATCAAATTCACTTACGAGTCCGGGGCTTTCGTCCTCAGTGAGGGTTCGTACCTCACCGGCGTTTCGGGCGATGAGTCCGTGACCGTTAACGGGTTCGCGATCAAGTCAGGTTCGGACACCGAGAGACTCGAGCTGACCGTCGGAACCGATACCGTAGGGACCAACGGCACCGTACCCGTCAGGATAGTGAAGAATAACGTGACATGGACCTACGGTTCCCCCACCAACGCCGTGTTCACCTTCGGCACCAATGCGGTCCTGACCTCCGGTTCGGTCGCCGTTCCCGACGGCATACCTCTGATGATCGGGGATGCCGAGTACTATGCTGATGGCGATGACACGGTGCTGTCTGCCGAAAGCGGAAAGGCCGTCCTGGTCTCCGGGTCCGTCATCGTGCCCGACAATGCATCCGTGACGGTGCTTGGAACAGAGTTCACCGCCTTCAACGGTTCCGGAGCCATCTCTCTGGTGATCTCTTCGAGCGGAAACTACGCGGAGATCTACCAGGACAGTCTCAGTATCGTTTCCGCCGACTCCCTCACCGTATCCCTAAGCCAGCCCGGCAGCCTGCTGAAGGTCGGGGACAGCACCTACGCGTACAGCGACAGTGCCTTCTCCCTCGGTATCGCCGGCACCGATGTTACGATGCTCAACACCGAACCCTGGGTCACCTTCAACGGAGCGATCATCATCGGCGGCGTGACCTACCAGTCCGACGGCGAGGCATCCATCTGCTATAACGGTACCCTCTGCGAGCTCGGATCCGGAATAATCTCGTTCGCCGGCACCTCCGCCAGCCCCGTCTCCCTGAGGATTATGACCTATTCCGTCAGTACCGAATCTGCGGTGAAAATCGGTCTCGAAGAGGTCCAGTCAGAGTCAGTCATCACTCTTCACAGCGGTTCCGTGACCGCCGATTCCGATATTCCCCTCACAGTGAGCGGCACCGCCTTCAATGTAGGCAGCGGGGTCACCGTAACTTCCTCGCAGAACTTCACCATCCCGGATCAGAGGAGCATCTCTTTCACCGTCTCGGCAACGGAAATCACGATCACCGGCAACGGTCCGGAAGACCTCACCTACACGCATGCAGACAGCCTGCTGGCTATACCGTCGGGCAGTGCGGCACATCTGAATATCAGCTCGACGGCCACCATTTCCTTCAGCATCACAGCCGTAAGCGACGCCACCGTGGCCGTGGGTACCGATGTACAGGAGCTCAGGAGCGGAAACATCCAGCTGCCCAGGGGGCAGTCCGTGAGGATCGGTTCCGGACTGTATTCGATGGAAGAGGAATCCGTCCTGGGTATCGAATCCGGCACCGCCGTCCTCCTCGAAGGAGCGGTCAGCGTCCAGGAGTCCGCGGCCCTGAAGGTGGGCGGAACGCTCTTCACCGCCGGCAGCGACGGTGCATCGATCACTTACTCGGACCAGCCCGTTCCACGCATAAGGGCAGGAAGCGTCACCGCATCGGGTACATTCGAGATATCCTCCGAAGTGGTGTCATATTTCTTTGACGGCAGCGGCACCTACACGGTGGCCGTCAACCCCACGGACAAGTCCGTCAATCTCACCACCTCCGGCGACGGAACCGCCGGCACGACGATCAAGATCACATCCGGCCAGGAGTTCATGGTGCTCCAGGAGGTCTCCTCCGCCACGCTCAACATCAAAGACGTCTCCGCCACCAGTGCCACCCCGCCGACCGCGAAGCTCCTGGCGGGTTCGGCGGTCCTCGGCGAGAAAGCATCCGTCACCGTACCCGCCCACGGTGGGAGTGCCGATACGTACATCCTGTTCTACGGCGGAACCCCCGGCGAGGTCCGCGTGGAGCACCAATCCCTCAACTCCCCCATAGTCACACTCAAATCGGGATCGATTAGCCTCGACGACGGGGTCGACCCCACCTACACCAACACAGGCACCGGCGAGGCAGCCTTCGTCGCCCTGGGATCCAACGAGCTCTCGCTCAAGTCGGGAGCCATCACCGTACCCGAGGGTTCCACCGTGTGGGTGGGCGAGAAGAGCATCACCAACACGAGCGGCAGCGTCTCGGTGGATTCCTCCGGCAACATAACACTCGGAGCCCAGTCGCACGCTCTCATTAGGGACGAGTTCGGCGGCGAGTACTACCTCGACAACAACGGATCCGAGCCCATGACCCAGAACGTGGACCAATACGTCGAGAGCCATGCCTTCACGGGATTCAACGAGAGGAGGGAGGTCTGCATCTCCTCCGTTCAGGAGATGTACCGCACCGGACAGTCCCAGAAGGTCCGTGCCCTCATCGATTTCACCGTCGAGAAGCTGAGGTCCGCAGTCTACGACAGCAGTATCAGCTACGAGGAGAACATCCGCATGCTCGACCACATGGTCATGGGCCTGGAGGAGCAGATCCGCAGCATGTTTGACCCCGAGCAGGCCTTCCAGGACTACAAGGAATCCATCATCGAAGAGTTAGAGGCGCTCCACGTGGGAGAGACCTCCCTGTCGGAGCAGCGCATCATCGACAACGCCATCAGCAGCATCAGCAGCATGTCGTACAGCGAGCAGACCTACGATGATGACATGGCCGCCATCACCGAGGCTCTGGCCGTCGTGGAGAAGAACCTCTCCGGGTACCGTTCATCTGGCTCCGCCGCGTTCGTCGTGCTCCGCGAGATCCTGAAGGATTACGTCAAAACTGAGCCGGTGGACGGCTTCGAGGCCATCACCTCGCTCAAGCAGCAGTACACCTCCGCCCTGGAGGATATCCAGTACCTCAACAACCTCAGCTCGGATGCCAACCTGCAGCGCCTGAACGACCTGAGGGACGCCTTCGACGGTGCTGTTTACAGCATCCACAGTACCGAGTACCAGAAGGTTAAGAACACCGTCCTGGCCGAGATGAACGCCCTCTACCAGTCCTACCCCTCGCCCACCGCCGGGGAGCTCATTGATTCCGCCATCGCCAAGGTGAACCTCAGGGCCTACGATGCCCAGAGGGTGTATACCGACAACGTGAACATCCTCAGCAACCTGCTCGCCAACCTCAAGACCAACCTCAGTTCCACCCTTCTCGGTAATATAGAGACATTCAACGCCTACTGCGATGCATTCCTGGAGAGGTATACCGAGGCTTTTGCCGCCTACACAGAGGCGAGGGAGACGGCGGAACCCGCTCAGCAGGCGACCATTGACGAGATTCTCGGATGGATCCAAGAGGCGAAGGACAAGGTTGACCCCACCGTAGAGGGACACATCACCTACGACACGACCAAGTCCCTCAATGACAACATCAACGCCGTCTTCGCCATCGCCAAGAACTTGGAGGACGACATCAATAACCACATCAACACCCAGATCTCCAACGAGCTCGACAGGGTGTACAACGCGGCACGCGCCCACCTCAACCTCAACGACCGCGAGGGAGTCCCCACCAAGCTCAGGGACTACATCGCAACCACCAGGATCGCCCTGGAAACCGAGTACAACAGCGGAGACACCGCGATGGCCAAGGGACTCGCCATCAACGGCATCATGGAGACCTACAACACCGAGATGGCGGTGCTCATCGAGCAGGCCGAGTTCTACCTCAACGTCGATGTGGGAGTCAAGTACCTGCAGGACCGCTACGCCACCTCGTACGCCGCCGTGGTCAGCCTCATGAACACGGACATCGCCCTGCTCAGGGCACTCGAGTATGACACCTCCAAGGAGATGTCCCAGAACCTCTCCGAACTGCAGGAGAGGATCAACAACTACAGTGTAGCGCTCGCTACCCTCAGGAAGAACACCACCCAGGGCGACTTCGAGAACTACAGGGAGTTCAGGGCCTGGACGGTCACCGAGTACCTCAGCGACACCTCCACCCAGGCCGAGAAAGACCTGGCGAACCAGTATGCGGCCTCCATCCGTGCCGTGGTCTTCAACGGAAAGTCCATCGAATCCAACAGGTACGCCGTCGACAGGCTGTTCAGCGAGTTCGAGGGCAAGTACCTCGCCCTCATGGCTGACCAGCGCAAGGGAGACTTCGATGCCCTCAGGAACACCCTGAAATCTAACATAGATGCGGCCCTCATCGAAGGTGACGGGGATTCCGTCAGGGCCGCCGCCGAGAGGGGAAAGAGTTGGATTGGGGAGTTCGTCTTCGACAGGTCCGCCGATTACGACACCAACTCGGCCAACATCACACTCATCAGGGACGCGACCCTCCTGGCCATCGAGTACGAGAGGAGCACCGACGCCGCTGTCAAGGCGGCCAAGGTGGCGCAGGCCAACAGCGACATCCTGGACCTCCCCGGTCTCATCGCAGCCATCAATGTCCAGTCCGCCGTCGACGACTCGCAGAAGATCAGGACCATCCTCGAGAACGCCCGTGCCGCGGTGTCCGGCATCTCCTACGACTTCTCCCAGAGCCCCAGAGACAACCTCGCATCCGCGGAGGCGGTCATGGCCCGGTTCTCCCAGGACCTCTACGAGCAGAGGCTCATGGAGAACAGCACCACCGTGGGCGGCATCCGCGCCGACGGAAAGACCATCGACGGAAAGACCGCCGAATACCCCAAGGACTCCGACGAGATCTGGGGAATCGTCGCCAACGCCACCGGCATCGGCGACGACGCATCCGCCACCATCTCCCGCGTGACCCCCACCCTCGACCCGGCCGCGGGCACTACCTTCCCCGCCTCCGGATCGGTGGCCAACGTGCTCTCCAACGGAAAGGTCCTGGGAGCGTTTGACGTCACCCTGTACAACGGCGGAGAGCGCGTCACCTCGTTCAGCGGCATGTACTGCATCAAGATCCTCCTGCCCGAGGACATGAGGGGATTCGACAGCGTGCAGGTCGCCTACGTCGACGAGTTCGGTGACGTCCAGATTTACGATGCGAGGGTCGAGGGCAACTACCTGGTGTTCGAGACCGCCCACTTCTCCACCTTCAACGTGTACGGCAACATCATACTCCACACCCACTACGACATCTACCTGTACGTTGTGCTGATCGTACTGGCGGTGCTCCTCCTGGTCCTCCTGATCCGCGTGGTCCGCTACGACGCTAACGGCGGACAGGGAAGCACCCCCGCTACCGTCTTCTTCTGCGACGGAAAGGGCAGCCTCCCGGAGAACGGGTTCACCAGGGAGGGATACACCTTCGGCGGATGGTCGAGGAAGGCGGACGGCAGCGACCCAATTTCAGCCGACGCGGAGCTCTCCGCCCTCGGTAAGATTCATTTCCTGAAGCTCTATGCAGTATGGAACAAGGAGGAGGTGCAGCAGTGA